From Myxocyprinus asiaticus isolate MX2 ecotype Aquarium Trade chromosome 10, UBuf_Myxa_2, whole genome shotgun sequence, the proteins below share one genomic window:
- the LOC127447246 gene encoding protein ABHD13-like — translation MEKPWRLWGALEAFLLAVCAWSWGACRISLLALILTFHLYGGFILLALILASVAGILFKFQDVLLFFPDQPSSSRLYVPMPTGIPHENVYIRTKDGVRLNLILLRYTGENPAATPTILYFHGNAGNIGHRVPNALLMLVNLKANVVLVDYRGYGKSEGEPSEEGLYQDAEATLDYIMTRPDIDKTKVVLFGRSLGGAVAIRLASGNPHRVAAIMVENTFLSIPHMAATLFSFFPMRYLPLWCYKNKFLSYRHVLLCRMPSVFISGLSDQLIPPVMMKQLYELSPSRTKRLAVFPEGTHNDTWQSQGYFATLEQFMKELLKNNAQEETAQAATNVTII, via the coding sequence ATGGAGAAGCCATGGAGGTTATGGGGGGCACTGGAGGCATTTTTGCTGGCCGTGTGTGCGTGGTCGTGGGGAGCTTGCCGCATCTCCCTGCTGGCCCTCATTTTGACCTTCCACCTGTACGGAGGCTTCATACTGCTGGCACTCATCTTGGCCTCTGTGGCCGGAATCCTGTTCAAGTTCCAGGACGTCCTGCTTTTCTTTCCAGATCAGCCCTCATCCTCACGCCTCTACGTTCCCATGCCTACCGGAATACCGCACGAGAATGTGTACATCCGCACTAAAGATGGTGTGCGGCTCAACCTTATCCTGCTCCGCTACACTGGCGAAAACCCCGCCGCCACCCCCACCATTTTGTATTTCCATGGCAACGCAGGGAACATCGGCCACCGTGTGCCTAATGCCCTTCTCATGCTGGTCAACCTGAAAGCCAATGTGGTTTTGGTGGACTACAGAGGCTATGGTAAGAGTGAAGGAGAACCAAGCGAAGAGGGACTCTACCAGGACGCCGAGGCTACCTTGGATTACATCATGACCCGCCCGGACATCGACAAAACAAAAGTGGTGCTCTTCGGCCGGTCATTGGGTGGTGCGGTGGCCATCCGTCTGGCTTCAGGGAATCCACATCGAGTGGCCGCCATTATGGTAGAGAACACTTTCTTAAGCATCCCGCACATGGCGGCCacactgttttctttctttcccaTGCGTTACCTGCCACTCTGGTGCTACAAGAACAAGTTCCTGTCCTATAGACACGTTCTTCTGTGTCGTATGCCATCTGTATTTATCTCAGGCTTATCAGATCAACTCATTCCCCCGGTCATGATGAAACAGCTTTACGAGCTGTCTCCATCTCGGACTAAACGCCTCGCCGTCTTTCCGGAGGGTACGCATAATGACACCTGGCAGAGCCAGGGTTATTTTGCCACTCTGGAGCAGTTTATGAAGGAACTGCTGAAAAACAATGCCCAGGAAGAGACAGCACAGGCGGCAACTAACGTCACTATAATCTAA